The Vibrio crassostreae genomic interval GTTGGTACGCATGGACACGACCTAATGAGCAAGGTGAAACATTAGAAGTTCGTTGGTTGAGCCAAAATAAGCTCGTAGCAACGGCTGCAGCGTGTGCGATTTCGATTGCTTTGCTAACTATGTACATCGACCCATTCTTTTTTGCGCTAGCAAACATCGCGGTTGATAGTCTGAACCTATTTGGTGCGGATTTAGCGGAGCCAGTGCTTGAACCGGATGCGTTCCCATTCTGGGATGCGACCATGACCATTCTATCGATTGTTGCTCAAGTTCTTATGACACGTAAGTATGTTGAAAACTGGATCCTTTGGATTGTGATTAATATTATCAGTGTTGGTATTTACGCGACGCAGGGCGTTTACGCAATGTCTGTCCAATACGCTATTTTGATGTTTATTGCGGCGAACGGTACTCGTGAGTGGGCTCGTACAGCTAAACGTAACAGTGATAAATCACTGACTCAAGCAACGGCTTCTTAGGAGTTAAAATGGCAAAGCAACCTCATATTGGTGTTGATGAAACGCAAATTGCTCCGTTAGTCATTGTTTGTGGCGAGCCAGATAGAGCGAATCGCATTGCGAATTTACTTGAGCATGCTGAACTGGTGTCTGAAAACCGTGAATATCGAATTTTCACTGGTACTTACCAAGACAAAGCAATATCGGTTTGTAGTACTGGCATTGGTGCTCCTTCGATGATTATTGCAGTCGAAGAGCTTAAATTTTGTGGCGTGACTCATATCGTAAGAGTCGGCTCTGCGGGTGCGATGCAATCACACATCGGGCTTGGGGAATTGATTGTCGCAGAAGGTGCGGTGCGCGATGAGGGGGGCTCTGCAGCTTACGTTAAACCGTCGTATCCGGCTTATGCGAGCTTCTCTCTGCTGAAAGAGTTAGATGGGTTCTTGCAGCAGCAATCGACACCTTACTATTTAGGAACGGTTCGCTCACACGACAGCTTTTATACGGATGACGAACAGGTGCTTTGTCAGTACTGGAACGGCAAAGGTATATTAGGTGCAGACATGGAAACATCGGCACTGTTTACTGTCGGTCGCTTGAGAGGGGTTAACGTAGCTTCCATCTTGAACAATGTTGTCTTGTACGAACAAGATGTAAAAGACGGTGTTGGACAGTATGTTGATGAAGCAAAAGTGATGATGGACGGTGAACGACTTGCATCACTAGCCGCTTTGGAAGCGTTAACCGCTCAGTAAGAGCTGCAATAAACTGAAGATAAAAGCGATGGGAGACCGTCGCTTTTTTATTGTTCTCTCCATTGGTTTAAGCCGCTACAATCGCTATAACATCAACA includes:
- the pnuC gene encoding nicotinamide riboside transporter PnuC, with amino-acid sequence MDLFALLDINNTLVNIPIGGGYAMSWIEAFGTVFGLLCIWFASQEKTINYLFGLLNVTLFAVIFFQIQLYGLLLLQLFFFCANIYGWYAWTRPNEQGETLEVRWLSQNKLVATAAACAISIALLTMYIDPFFFALANIAVDSLNLFGADLAEPVLEPDAFPFWDATMTILSIVAQVLMTRKYVENWILWIVINIISVGIYATQGVYAMSVQYAILMFIAANGTREWARTAKRNSDKSLTQATAS
- a CDS encoding nucleoside phosphorylase, which translates into the protein MAKQPHIGVDETQIAPLVIVCGEPDRANRIANLLEHAELVSENREYRIFTGTYQDKAISVCSTGIGAPSMIIAVEELKFCGVTHIVRVGSAGAMQSHIGLGELIVAEGAVRDEGGSAAYVKPSYPAYASFSLLKELDGFLQQQSTPYYLGTVRSHDSFYTDDEQVLCQYWNGKGILGADMETSALFTVGRLRGVNVASILNNVVLYEQDVKDGVGQYVDEAKVMMDGERLASLAALEALTAQ